In a genomic window of Amycolatopsis japonica:
- a CDS encoding helix-turn-helix transcriptional regulator, whose translation MIHGEKISRRTDRVRVAVHAPDLLAGLGTTSILGADERLDVLSDADLGAAEVVVTVGDSIGDGVFAFLRQVRAASSLPAPPRCVIVTDHFPVQVLMTAIECGMAALLPRRDLDGEHLVRTILAVSQGAGALPPRLQGSLLSQLERIQEDLLVPNGLALSGLSDREREVLRLLADGHGTEEIAAKLAYSESTVKNVLHRVMSRYGLHNRTHAVAFALRTGSI comes from the coding sequence ATGATTCACGGGGAGAAGATCAGCAGGAGGACCGACCGCGTCAGAGTCGCCGTGCACGCCCCGGATCTGCTGGCCGGGCTGGGCACGACGAGCATCCTCGGCGCCGACGAGCGGCTGGACGTGCTGTCCGACGCCGACCTCGGGGCCGCCGAAGTCGTCGTGACCGTCGGCGACTCGATCGGCGACGGGGTTTTCGCCTTCCTGCGCCAGGTTCGCGCCGCGTCGTCGCTCCCGGCGCCACCGAGATGCGTGATCGTCACCGACCATTTCCCGGTCCAGGTCCTGATGACGGCCATCGAATGCGGCATGGCCGCGCTGCTGCCACGACGCGACCTCGACGGCGAGCACCTCGTGCGGACGATCCTCGCGGTCAGCCAGGGCGCGGGCGCGCTGCCGCCACGCCTGCAGGGCAGCCTGCTCTCCCAGCTCGAACGGATACAGGAGGACCTGCTGGTCCCCAACGGGCTCGCGTTGTCCGGACTGTCCGACCGGGAACGCGAGGTGCTCCGCCTGCTCGCCGACGGCCATGGCACGGAAGAGATCGCGGCCAAACTCGCCTATTCGGAGAGCACGGTGAAGAACGTCCTCCACCGCGTGATGTCGCGGTACGGCCTACACAACCGCACGCACGCCGTCGCCTTCGCGCTGCGCACGGGCTCGATCTGA
- a CDS encoding TetR/AcrR family transcriptional regulator — MTNADGQSPRERYRDQVRAEIKQHAWEQIATAGVPALSLNAIAKQVGMSGPALYRYFASRDDLITALIRDAYRSLADTVRAAFDGGADLAGLAVTIRDWARSDPQRYFLIYGTPVPGYHAPEDTTAISSEVMAVLLEACRAIPVDGPETPFDKHLDGHRDWAGDDPAPSATLHRALAFWTRLHGVLSLELAGHFTGMKFDPDLLISDELDDLTTR, encoded by the coding sequence ATGACCAACGCGGACGGGCAGAGCCCGCGGGAGCGCTATCGCGACCAGGTGCGCGCGGAGATCAAACAGCACGCGTGGGAGCAGATCGCCACCGCCGGGGTGCCCGCGCTGTCGCTCAACGCGATCGCCAAACAGGTGGGCATGAGCGGTCCGGCCCTGTACCGGTACTTCGCCAGCCGCGACGACCTGATCACCGCGCTCATCCGCGACGCGTACCGGAGCCTCGCCGACACCGTCCGGGCGGCGTTCGACGGCGGTGCCGACCTGGCCGGTCTCGCCGTCACCATCCGGGACTGGGCCCGGAGCGACCCGCAGCGCTATTTCCTCATCTACGGCACACCCGTCCCCGGCTACCACGCGCCCGAAGACACCACCGCCATTTCGAGCGAGGTCATGGCCGTGCTGCTCGAAGCGTGCCGCGCGATCCCCGTGGACGGCCCGGAAACCCCGTTCGACAAGCACCTGGACGGTCACCGTGATTGGGCGGGCGACGATCCGGCCCCGTCCGCGACCCTCCACCGCGCGCTCGCCTTCTGGACCCGCCTGCACGGTGTGCTCTCGCTCGAACTCGCCGGCCATTTCACCGGAATGAAATTCGACCCCGATCTGTTGATCTCGGACGAGCTGGACGACCTCACGACCCGGTGA
- a CDS encoding ATP-binding protein: MEANETRSVFGKLLLEHRRAAGWTQGRLAEASGISVRALRELERGRARAAQRRSAEVLADALGLTGRDREFFLTVAKQGRRRNPALAAQVAATCALPAPTADLSGRENELDQLSAKVAEGGGVVAIVGQAGVGKTALAVTAADLWRAEFPDGGYAVDLRGMDEEPLSARAALDRLLRALDVAPGQVPASEAERSALLRMLLEGRKILLLLDNAADEAQIRPLLVAGPGSLTLITCRRTLAGLEGARWLGLEPLSDDGATGLLAKIVGADRIRAEPAAARELVELCGFLPLAVRIAGNRLATRPQWSLAQLADRLRDESTRLRALAAGDLQLRSAFDLSYRAVSAEARRLFRRLATVPGADFGLELAIVVSGAAAADVRDHLDELVDASLLQTTAEPERHQFHDLIRLFAEERFEAEEEPAARDIVLAHLLDKAAEAARLFYPKASDTGRFGSRDEAARWLDVEGGNWVAAHRLGARKGRHQQVRDLAIALHWYSDGRSAQRPWWEIFSLGAAAAGALGDAGAEAKLLNFVGWAASVCLGDEKGAVAEHRRALDIAVRIGDQVEQTWACIYLGQVLRLTGQGEEAFEFAKRGYELAHELPFWDGQTTARNMYGRALLNAGRHTEALAVHRAVLSDAERLAGDTYPDFHRLLKTLTLRAIGDVLADLAEWREAAGQYRTSRWLAWEGGFGGLEVISAIREGRAWREAGAFDEARECLTLAVDLSPGPSFSAWREQALAELALLPE, from the coding sequence GTGGAGGCGAACGAGACGCGGTCGGTGTTCGGCAAGCTCCTGCTCGAGCACCGGCGGGCCGCGGGATGGACGCAGGGGCGGCTGGCCGAGGCCTCCGGTATCAGTGTCCGCGCCCTACGCGAGCTCGAACGCGGCCGCGCGCGGGCAGCCCAGCGACGCTCCGCCGAGGTGCTGGCCGACGCGCTCGGCCTGACCGGCCGGGACCGCGAGTTCTTCCTGACCGTCGCCAAGCAGGGGCGGCGCCGGAATCCGGCGCTGGCCGCCCAGGTCGCGGCGACCTGCGCGCTGCCCGCGCCCACCGCGGATCTGTCCGGCCGCGAGAACGAGCTGGACCAGCTTTCCGCGAAGGTCGCCGAGGGCGGTGGCGTGGTCGCGATCGTCGGGCAGGCCGGGGTCGGGAAGACCGCGCTCGCGGTGACGGCGGCGGATCTGTGGCGCGCGGAGTTCCCGGACGGGGGCTACGCGGTGGATCTGCGCGGGATGGACGAGGAACCGCTCAGCGCCCGGGCCGCGCTCGACCGGCTGCTGCGCGCGTTGGACGTCGCGCCGGGGCAGGTGCCCGCCTCCGAAGCCGAACGGTCGGCGTTGCTGCGGATGCTGCTCGAAGGACGGAAGATCCTGCTCCTGCTGGACAACGCCGCCGACGAGGCGCAGATCCGTCCGCTGCTGGTCGCCGGGCCCGGCTCTCTCACCCTGATCACCTGCCGTCGCACTCTCGCCGGGCTCGAAGGCGCCCGTTGGCTGGGGCTCGAACCGTTGTCGGACGACGGCGCGACCGGACTGCTCGCCAAGATCGTCGGCGCCGACCGGATCCGCGCGGAGCCCGCCGCGGCCCGCGAACTCGTCGAACTGTGCGGATTCCTGCCGCTCGCGGTCCGGATCGCGGGCAACCGGCTCGCCACCCGGCCGCAGTGGTCCCTTGCCCAGCTCGCCGACCGGCTGCGCGACGAAAGCACCCGGCTGCGCGCGCTCGCGGCGGGCGATCTGCAACTGCGCTCGGCCTTCGACCTGTCGTATCGCGCGGTCTCGGCCGAGGCACGACGGCTGTTCCGGCGGCTGGCGACCGTGCCCGGCGCGGATTTCGGCCTGGAGCTCGCGATCGTCGTCTCCGGCGCGGCCGCCGCCGACGTACGCGATCATCTCGACGAACTCGTCGACGCCAGCCTCCTGCAGACCACGGCGGAACCCGAACGGCATCAGTTCCACGACCTGATCCGTCTGTTCGCGGAGGAACGGTTCGAGGCGGAAGAGGAGCCCGCCGCGCGTGACATCGTGCTCGCCCACCTGCTCGACAAGGCGGCCGAAGCGGCCAGATTGTTCTATCCCAAGGCATCCGACACCGGCCGGTTCGGCTCGCGGGACGAGGCCGCCCGCTGGCTGGACGTCGAAGGCGGGAACTGGGTCGCCGCGCATCGGCTGGGGGCGCGGAAGGGACGGCATCAGCAGGTCCGCGACCTCGCCATCGCCTTGCACTGGTACTCCGACGGACGAAGTGCCCAGCGGCCGTGGTGGGAGATCTTCTCGCTCGGTGCCGCCGCGGCGGGCGCGCTCGGCGACGCCGGTGCCGAAGCGAAGCTGCTCAACTTCGTCGGCTGGGCCGCCAGCGTTTGTCTCGGTGACGAGAAGGGTGCCGTGGCGGAGCATCGCCGCGCGCTGGACATCGCCGTCCGGATCGGCGATCAGGTGGAGCAGACGTGGGCGTGCATCTACCTCGGCCAGGTGCTGCGGTTGACCGGGCAGGGCGAGGAAGCGTTCGAGTTCGCGAAGCGCGGGTACGAACTGGCGCACGAACTGCCGTTCTGGGACGGCCAGACCACGGCGCGGAACATGTACGGGCGCGCGTTGCTCAACGCCGGACGGCACACCGAGGCGCTCGCCGTGCACCGGGCCGTGCTCTCCGACGCCGAACGGCTGGCGGGCGACACGTATCCCGATTTCCACCGGCTGCTGAAGACCCTGACCCTGCGCGCCATCGGCGACGTGCTCGCCGATCTCGCCGAATGGCGGGAAGCGGCGGGCCAGTACCGCACCAGCCGGTGGCTCGCCTGGGAAGGCGGTTTCGGCGGGCTGGAAGTGATCAGCGCGATCCGCGAGGGACGGGCTTGGCGGGAGGCCGGCGCCTTCGACGAGGCCAGGGAATGCCTGACCCTGGCCGTGGACCTCTCCCCCGGGCCGTCGTTCAGCGCGTGGCGGGAACAGGCGTTGGCCGAGCTGGCGCTCTTGCCCGAGTGA
- a CDS encoding helix-turn-helix transcriptional regulator: MSTIMTTPVRPVVRTEERREIRVAVHAGDPLVLAGLRSALGGGPGITLREDPAKADVLVAVAGDDPRHIPAGSARLVLVADHPNQAELWAAVERGLTVVVARSEATPARLLRAVADAHAGRGDLPADQLGSLLRGISRLHKEVLQPRELTLSGLSPRETEVLRLLAEGFDTGEIARRVAYSDRTVKNILHGLLSRFNLRNRTHVVAYALREGLI; this comes from the coding sequence ATGTCGACGATCATGACGACGCCCGTCCGCCCGGTCGTCCGGACCGAGGAGCGGCGGGAGATCCGGGTCGCCGTGCACGCAGGTGATCCGCTCGTCCTGGCGGGGCTGCGCAGCGCGCTCGGCGGAGGCCCCGGCATCACCTTGCGCGAAGACCCGGCGAAGGCCGACGTCCTCGTCGCGGTCGCGGGCGACGACCCGAGGCACATCCCGGCCGGATCCGCCCGGCTGGTGCTGGTGGCCGACCACCCCAACCAGGCCGAACTGTGGGCCGCGGTGGAGCGCGGGCTGACCGTAGTCGTCGCGCGTTCCGAGGCGACGCCGGCGCGGTTGCTGCGCGCGGTCGCCGACGCCCACGCCGGCCGGGGCGATCTGCCCGCCGATCAGCTCGGCAGTCTGTTGCGCGGGATTTCGCGGCTGCACAAGGAAGTTCTCCAGCCGCGCGAGCTCACGCTCAGTGGCTTGTCGCCCCGCGAGACGGAAGTGCTCCGGTTGCTCGCGGAGGGATTCGACACCGGCGAGATCGCCCGGCGGGTGGCCTACTCCGACCGGACCGTGAAGAACATCCTGCACGGCCTGCTCAGCCGGTTCAATCTGCGCAACCGCACCCACGTCGTGGCCTACGCGCTCCGCGAAGGTCTCATCTGA
- a CDS encoding helix-turn-helix transcriptional regulator has protein sequence MVDLLETRASVVVTEGRTRAETDVVVAAFDRLSADAVAALRAVAAELGKPIVLVTDRIEEGGLTAAVVCKVVAILPRSAMTDSRVADSVRAAASRAVAPPRDLLGRLADQAERLHRELLAPDGPAGAALSSREIDVLRLMADGFDTQEIATELAYSERTVKNVIYAVTDRLRLRNRSHAVAYAIREGVI, from the coding sequence ATGGTCGACCTTCTCGAGACACGCGCGTCCGTGGTGGTGACCGAAGGCCGGACACGGGCCGAAACCGACGTCGTCGTCGCCGCTTTCGACCGGCTTTCGGCCGACGCGGTCGCCGCGTTGCGCGCGGTCGCCGCCGAACTCGGCAAGCCGATCGTGCTGGTGACCGACCGGATCGAGGAGGGCGGCCTCACGGCGGCGGTGGTGTGCAAGGTCGTCGCCATTCTGCCGAGGTCGGCGATGACCGACTCCCGCGTGGCCGACAGCGTCCGTGCCGCCGCGTCGCGCGCCGTGGCCCCGCCGCGCGATCTCCTCGGCAGGCTGGCCGACCAGGCCGAGCGGCTCCACCGGGAGTTGCTCGCGCCGGACGGACCGGCGGGCGCCGCGCTCTCCTCGCGGGAGATCGACGTCCTCCGCCTGATGGCCGACGGGTTCGACACCCAGGAGATCGCGACCGAACTCGCCTATTCGGAACGGACGGTGAAGAACGTCATCTACGCGGTCACCGACCGGCTGAGGCTGCGGAACCGGTCGCACGCGGTGGCCTACGCGATCCGGGAAGGGGTCATCTGA
- a CDS encoding Arc family DNA-binding protein has protein sequence MDLTPFVDTVRRELAVAAEAGGAEASALAERLTAPLASAIRLALLDALSAASDEITRDLAPGSVEVRLRAGEASFAVTLPAVEQAAPTAPAAPVAPEPPLPDEEGATARINFRLPENLKTRVEEAAAAQGRSVNAWLVRAASAALQPTERAMPPAPVSGGHRGVQRYTGWVS, from the coding sequence ATGGATTTGACGCCCTTTGTGGACACCGTTCGCCGGGAACTCGCCGTCGCCGCCGAGGCGGGGGGAGCCGAGGCGAGCGCGCTCGCCGAACGCCTGACCGCGCCGCTCGCGTCGGCCATTCGTCTCGCGCTGCTGGACGCGTTGTCCGCCGCGTCGGACGAGATCACCCGTGACCTCGCGCCGGGTTCGGTCGAGGTCCGGCTGCGTGCCGGGGAAGCCAGCTTCGCCGTCACGCTTCCCGCGGTCGAGCAGGCAGCACCTACCGCTCCAGCCGCACCTGTCGCGCCGGAGCCGCCGCTGCCGGACGAGGAAGGGGCCACGGCCCGGATCAACTTCCGGCTCCCGGAAAACCTCAAGACACGCGTCGAGGAAGCGGCGGCCGCGCAAGGCCGTTCGGTCAACGCGTGGCTCGTGCGAGCCGCGTCCGCGGCGTTGCAGCCGACGGAGCGGGCCATGCCGCCCGCCCCGGTGAGCGGCGGCCATCGCGGCGTCCAGCGTTACACCGGCTGGGTCAGCTAG
- a CDS encoding DUF4097 family beta strand repeat-containing protein, producing the protein MPSFATPEPILADLEPVVGNVRIVAGDRTDTVVEVAPLDENNESDVDAAKRTVVEFSGGTLTVRAPKMRLLDFSRRTRSIDVTIELPAGSRVQGSTGLGDLTVTGRIGACRYKSGTGHIRLDRTGELKLHTASGNIVVEHADGNADISTSSGRVQVGAIDGTAVVKNSNGPTTVGTVADSIRLRSANGDITVDKAESGVEAKTANGSVRVLDAARGTLTLETSLGDVEIGIREGSAAWLDVNTGFGRVVNDMTASAAPGDATDKVEIHAGTAVGDIIVHRS; encoded by the coding sequence ATGCCTTCTTTCGCCACCCCGGAACCCATTCTCGCGGACCTCGAACCCGTCGTCGGCAACGTCCGGATCGTCGCCGGAGACCGCACCGACACGGTCGTCGAAGTCGCCCCGCTCGACGAGAACAACGAGTCCGACGTCGACGCCGCGAAGCGCACCGTCGTCGAATTCTCCGGCGGCACCTTGACCGTCCGCGCGCCGAAGATGCGCCTGCTCGACTTCTCCAGGCGGACGAGGTCGATCGACGTGACCATCGAACTGCCCGCCGGCTCCCGGGTGCAGGGGAGCACCGGACTCGGCGACCTGACCGTGACCGGGCGGATCGGCGCCTGCCGCTACAAATCCGGCACCGGGCACATCCGGCTGGACCGTACCGGTGAGCTGAAACTGCACACCGCGTCCGGGAACATCGTCGTCGAGCACGCCGACGGCAACGCCGACATCAGCACGAGTTCCGGCCGCGTGCAGGTCGGCGCGATCGACGGCACCGCGGTGGTCAAGAACTCCAACGGGCCCACCACCGTCGGGACCGTCGCCGACTCGATCCGCCTCCGCTCGGCCAACGGCGACATCACCGTCGACAAGGCCGAAAGCGGTGTCGAAGCCAAGACCGCCAACGGATCCGTCCGTGTCCTCGACGCGGCCAGGGGCACGCTCACCCTCGAAACGTCGCTGGGGGACGTCGAAATCGGCATCCGCGAGGGCAGCGCCGCCTGGCTCGACGTGAACACCGGCTTCGGCCGCGTCGTCAACGACATGACCGCCTCCGCCGCTCCCGGCGACGCGACCGACAAGGTCGAAATCCACGCCGGTACCGCCGTCGGCGACATCATCGTCCACCGTTCCTGA
- a CDS encoding daunorubicin resistance protein DrrA family ABC transporter ATP-binding protein yields the protein MRNPAISATGLRKSYGDKVVLDGIDLHVPSGTVFSLLGPNGAGKTTTVNILSTLVTPDAGGATIAGADLATDPDGVRAAIGLTGQFSAVDNLLTGEENLFLMADLHHLPRREGRKRAAELLERFELTDAAKKTPSTFSGGMRRKLDLAMTLIGDPKVIFLDEPTTGLDPRSRRTMWQIIRDLVDGGVTIFLTTQYLEEADQLADRVAVLDGGRIVALGTPDELKRRVPGGHMQLKFPDAVSLRDATRVLRVSTSDDEALALRVPTDGTVAALRAVLDRLDDEAVAVASLTVHTPDLDDVFLSLTGHRTEATKEMAR from the coding sequence ATGCGAAACCCGGCCATTTCCGCGACCGGACTGCGCAAGTCCTATGGCGACAAGGTCGTCCTGGACGGTATCGACCTGCATGTCCCGTCCGGCACCGTCTTCTCCTTGCTCGGCCCCAACGGCGCGGGCAAGACCACCACGGTCAACATCCTGTCCACTTTGGTCACTCCGGACGCCGGTGGCGCGACCATCGCCGGAGCCGACCTGGCCACCGACCCCGACGGTGTCCGTGCCGCGATCGGCCTCACCGGCCAGTTCTCCGCGGTGGACAATCTGCTCACCGGCGAGGAAAACCTGTTCCTGATGGCGGATCTGCACCATCTGCCGCGCCGCGAGGGCCGCAAACGTGCCGCCGAACTCCTGGAACGCTTCGAGCTGACCGACGCCGCGAAGAAGACGCCATCGACGTTTTCGGGTGGCATGCGCCGCAAACTCGATCTGGCGATGACGCTGATCGGCGATCCCAAGGTCATCTTCCTCGACGAACCGACCACCGGTCTCGACCCGCGCAGCCGCCGCACGATGTGGCAGATCATCCGCGACCTCGTCGACGGCGGGGTGACGATCTTCCTCACGACGCAGTACCTGGAGGAAGCGGATCAGCTCGCCGACCGGGTCGCCGTACTCGACGGCGGCCGGATCGTCGCGCTCGGCACGCCCGACGAACTGAAGCGACGCGTACCCGGCGGGCACATGCAACTGAAGTTCCCCGACGCGGTCTCGTTGCGTGACGCGACCCGCGTGCTTCGAGTGTCCACTTCGGACGACGAGGCCCTAGCCCTTCGCGTGCCGACCGACGGCACCGTCGCCGCCCTGCGCGCCGTCCTGGACCGGCTCGACGACGAAGCCGTCGCCGTCGCCAGCCTCACCGTGCACACGCCGGACCTCGACGACGTGTTCCTCAGCCTCACCGGTCACCGGACCGAAGCGACCAAGGAGATGGCCCGATGA
- a CDS encoding ABC transporter permease, giving the protein MSSLALSVRDSTTMLRRNIRHMQRYPSLTIMLIGQPIVFLLLFVYVFGGTLGNGLGGGGGRAEYVGYVTPAILLVTVCSAALGTAISVATDMTEGIIARFRTMAISKASVLTGHVVGAFIQTAFALAVVFGVTLLIGFSPTAGVGEWFAVVGVLLLLTIALTWLSVALGLAAKSVETASNTPMIFMLLPFLGSGFVPTDSMPAWLRWFADYQPFTPVIETIRGLLLGTPIGNSGWLALGWCVLLSVVGYVWSKSLFAKERDR; this is encoded by the coding sequence ATGAGCAGCCTCGCCCTTTCGGTGCGCGACTCGACGACCATGCTGCGCCGCAACATCCGGCATATGCAACGGTATCCGTCGCTCACCATCATGCTGATCGGCCAGCCGATCGTGTTCCTGCTGCTGTTCGTCTACGTTTTCGGCGGCACACTCGGGAACGGTCTCGGCGGCGGAGGCGGCCGGGCCGAGTACGTCGGCTATGTCACGCCCGCCATCCTGCTCGTCACCGTGTGCAGCGCCGCACTCGGCACCGCGATCTCGGTGGCGACGGATATGACCGAGGGCATCATCGCGCGGTTCCGCACGATGGCGATCAGCAAGGCCTCGGTCCTGACCGGGCACGTCGTCGGCGCGTTCATCCAGACGGCGTTCGCGCTCGCCGTGGTCTTCGGGGTCACGCTCCTCATCGGCTTCTCCCCGACGGCGGGGGTCGGCGAATGGTTCGCCGTCGTCGGAGTGTTGTTGTTGCTGACCATCGCGCTCACGTGGCTTTCGGTGGCGCTGGGGCTGGCGGCCAAGAGCGTGGAAACGGCCAGTAATACACCCATGATCTTCATGTTGCTGCCGTTCCTCGGCAGCGGATTCGTGCCGACCGATTCGATGCCGGCCTGGCTGCGCTGGTTCGCCGATTACCAGCCGTTCACGCCCGTCATCGAGACCATTCGCGGTCTGCTGCTCGGGACTCCGATCGGCAACAGCGGCTGGCTCGCACTCGGCTGGTGCGTCCTGCTCTCGGTTGTCGGGTACGTGTGGTCGAAGTCCTTGTTCGCCAAGGAACGTGACCGCTGA
- a CDS encoding HNH endonuclease signature motif containing protein has translation MSETFLPELPQELWRAGKLELAHGVQHALQVIRIATACLGRFLAEIESRGVKDLYGHGSTASWLAEIAGLSRGEAGPIVKRAIALNPTRALDGTEVPPVAPATAAVAVQGLVGDERIDQILEILKNLPADISAEDRAGAEQILANLAPSAGPRQLAKAEANLQGLLNPDGKEPKDPEPKEPRREITLERRKDGFWKLTGLLDDETGARTAAALEAYAQPRPVDEFGQADLRMKCERLGDAWAELLDLAIACPDQPGTSGYRTLVHVTVGLAELKSGLGTACLDFVGTMTAREARLAACDCLMVPVVMGASGEPLDMGRLRRFVTPGQRRALNIRDGGCAFPGCHRKPKNCHAHHIEHWADGGPTDLRNLVLLCGFHHRLIHHGDWEVRMAADGLPEFIPPQYRDPLRQPRRNTLHHV, from the coding sequence GTGTCCGAGACCTTCCTTCCCGAGTTGCCGCAGGAGCTGTGGCGTGCCGGCAAGCTGGAGCTTGCCCATGGCGTGCAGCACGCTTTGCAGGTGATCCGGATAGCGACCGCTTGTCTGGGGCGGTTTCTGGCGGAGATCGAGTCTCGGGGCGTCAAAGACTTGTATGGGCATGGGAGTACGGCGAGCTGGCTCGCGGAGATCGCGGGGTTGTCGCGGGGTGAGGCGGGTCCGATCGTGAAGCGGGCGATCGCGTTGAATCCGACGCGTGCGTTGGATGGCACGGAGGTTCCGCCGGTCGCTCCCGCGACTGCTGCGGTCGCTGTTCAGGGGTTGGTTGGGGATGAGCGGATTGATCAGATCCTGGAGATCTTGAAAAACCTTCCGGCCGACATTTCGGCTGAGGATCGGGCGGGTGCGGAGCAGATCCTCGCCAATCTCGCGCCGAGCGCCGGTCCGCGGCAGCTCGCCAAGGCCGAGGCGAACCTGCAAGGCTTGCTGAATCCCGACGGCAAGGAACCCAAAGATCCTGAGCCGAAGGAGCCACGCCGCGAGATCACCCTGGAACGCCGCAAAGACGGCTTCTGGAAACTCACCGGCCTCCTCGATGACGAGACCGGTGCTCGCACGGCGGCGGCGTTGGAGGCGTATGCGCAGCCGCGGCCGGTGGATGAGTTCGGTCAGGCGGATCTGCGGATGAAGTGCGAGCGCCTGGGAGATGCCTGGGCCGAGCTGCTCGATCTGGCGATCGCGTGCCCGGACCAACCGGGGACCAGCGGCTACCGCACCCTCGTGCATGTCACCGTCGGACTTGCGGAACTGAAGTCGGGTCTCGGGACCGCGTGTCTCGACTTTGTGGGGACGATGACGGCGCGGGAAGCCCGGCTCGCCGCCTGCGACTGCCTGATGGTGCCGGTCGTGATGGGTGCCTCGGGCGAACCCCTCGATATGGGGCGCCTCCGAAGATTCGTCACCCCAGGCCAACGACGCGCGCTCAACATCCGCGACGGTGGCTGCGCCTTCCCGGGCTGTCATCGGAAGCCGAAGAATTGCCACGCTCATCATATTGAGCACTGGGCAGACGGCGGACCCACCGATCTCCGGAACCTCGTGCTGCTCTGCGGCTTCCACCACCGGCTGATCCACCACGGCGACTGGGAAGTACGCATGGCCGCCGACGGGTTACCGGAATTCATCCCACCCCAATACCGAGACCCACTCCGACAACCTCGGCGCAACACCCTGCACCACGTCTGA
- a CDS encoding MepB family protein, with protein MQFSAFEAYAAGVGVTPETQNSDYEAGIVQICDEAWHIRTARNTPAKPGAFVAFWQRDASGTTTPFSDDDPAAGLLVFVEQHGRRGVFRFTGAHLAELGITSGKRPGKRGFRVYPSWCDGLNAQAAATQRAQASAFREF; from the coding sequence GTGCAGTTCAGCGCGTTCGAGGCTTATGCGGCCGGAGTGGGTGTGACACCCGAGACGCAGAACAGCGACTACGAGGCGGGAATCGTCCAGATCTGCGACGAGGCGTGGCATATCCGTACTGCGCGAAACACTCCGGCCAAGCCGGGCGCTTTCGTCGCCTTCTGGCAGAGGGACGCGAGCGGAACGACGACCCCGTTCAGTGACGACGATCCCGCTGCAGGCTTGCTTGTCTTCGTCGAGCAACACGGCCGACGCGGTGTTTTCCGGTTCACCGGCGCGCATCTCGCCGAACTCGGCATCACCTCAGGGAAACGGCCGGGCAAACGTGGGTTCCGGGTATATCCGAGCTGGTGCGACGGGTTGAACGCGCAGGCCGCAGCCACGCAACGAGCTCAGGCGTCGGCGTTCCGGGAGTTTTGA
- a CDS encoding ABC transporter permease: protein MLSIARSELIQIFRNRSVLITSFVMPLAISAFFVYQHEVFAKIGSLGYIAAIVMFTVCAFGLYTSAVTTLASRRQNLFLKRLRSTAAGDASILAGLVLPVTVISLVQVAVIMTVLGVVTDTPANVGLLVVAVLASVAMMIGLGLATAGLTNSPEHAQVTTLPVSLGVIAVASWVGISGTDDLTLLKRLLPGGSATELAVNAWNGGVALTDSLLLLAPTLAWVVVAVVLATRLFRWEPRR, encoded by the coding sequence ATGCTCTCGATAGCCCGTAGCGAACTGATCCAGATCTTCCGGAACCGGTCGGTCCTCATCACCAGCTTCGTGATGCCCCTCGCCATTTCCGCGTTCTTCGTCTACCAGCACGAGGTCTTCGCCAAGATCGGCAGCCTCGGCTATATCGCGGCGATCGTGATGTTCACCGTGTGCGCGTTCGGTCTCTACACCAGCGCCGTGACCACGCTGGCCTCACGACGGCAGAACCTGTTCCTGAAGCGACTGCGCTCCACCGCGGCCGGCGACGCGTCCATCCTGGCCGGGCTGGTGCTGCCGGTCACGGTCATCTCACTCGTCCAGGTGGCCGTGATCATGACCGTGCTGGGCGTCGTCACGGACACGCCCGCCAACGTCGGTCTGCTGGTGGTGGCGGTGCTCGCCAGTGTCGCCATGATGATCGGCCTCGGCCTGGCCACCGCGGGTCTGACCAACTCCCCCGAACACGCGCAGGTGACCACCCTGCCCGTCAGCCTCGGCGTGATCGCCGTGGCGAGCTGGGTCGGCATCTCCGGCACTGACGATCTGACGCTGCTCAAACGCCTGCTGCCCGGGGGTTCGGCCACCGAACTCGCCGTCAACGCGTGGAACGGCGGCGTGGCTCTCACCGATTCGCTGCTCCTGCTCGCCCCGACCCTCGCGTGGGTCGTCGTCGCCGTCGTCCTGGCGACGCGGCTCTTCCGCTGGGAGCCGCGCCGATGA